A genomic segment from Candidatus Flexicrinis proximus encodes:
- a CDS encoding alpha/beta hydrolase — protein sequence MVDVGGYRLHINCTGIGSPTVVIDAGWGDWSLGWSQVQAELSNTTRVCTYDRAGMGYSESGLLPRNAEQFATELHTLLERAPYYRPYVLVGHSLGGLPVRVFADKYPAGVSGVVLVDLDEPETDGRTHSRHRASDCLATQQYQAALLAGPYRRRAHLAGPLGIVQEVSPDVQGAYAAFTVTPRNVQAWADEGASMQQSMAQADAVKTFGDLPLIVLTAGLNDYQGWPEMQVELLQLSSNSRQIVVENSGHAIHVQYPHIAAAAIESMVLQVR from the coding sequence ATGGTAGACGTGGGCGGCTATCGGCTGCACATCAACTGTACCGGCATTGGCAGCCCGACCGTCGTAATTGACGCCGGATGGGGAGATTGGTCTCTTGGGTGGAGCCAGGTTCAAGCCGAGCTGTCAAACACGACGCGGGTCTGTACCTATGACCGAGCAGGCATGGGCTACAGCGAGTCCGGCCTGCTGCCGCGCAACGCCGAGCAGTTCGCCACAGAATTACACACGCTCCTTGAGCGAGCCCCATATTACAGGCCCTATGTGCTGGTCGGCCATTCGCTCGGCGGCTTGCCTGTGCGCGTGTTTGCCGATAAGTATCCGGCGGGCGTCAGCGGAGTCGTTCTGGTCGACCTCGATGAGCCCGAGACAGATGGTAGAACCCACTCAAGACATCGCGCCTCAGACTGCCTCGCAACCCAACAGTATCAGGCTGCCCTTCTTGCTGGCCCGTATCGGCGTCGTGCGCACCTGGCGGGGCCGCTCGGAATTGTTCAGGAAGTATCTCCGGACGTACAGGGCGCGTACGCTGCGTTCACGGTCACGCCGCGAAATGTCCAGGCGTGGGCCGACGAAGGAGCGAGCATGCAGCAGAGTATGGCTCAAGCGGACGCAGTCAAGACGTTCGGCGATTTGCCGCTTATCGTTCTGACGGCCGGCCTCAACGATTATCAAGGCTGGCCGGAAATGCAGGTCGAGCTACTTCAATTGTCCTCCAATAGTCGGCAGATCGTTGTCGAGAACAGCGGACATGCGATCCATGTTCAGTACCCACACATCGCAGCCGCGGCAATCGAGAGCATGGTCTTGCAGGTTCGCTAA
- a CDS encoding response regulator: MSHAQAIIIDDNPKNLSVLARLLSSEGLSSIRVTDPSNISEALKQVDNVSVIFLDIEMPGIDGYKLLKQLKADSRFQSVPVVAYTVHVSEINVAHRQGFDGFLGKPLDSDKFPHQLERILNGEAVWETP, translated from the coding sequence ATGAGTCATGCACAGGCGATCATCATTGACGACAACCCGAAGAACCTAAGCGTTTTGGCGCGGCTGTTGTCAAGCGAAGGACTAAGCAGTATACGGGTGACCGACCCCAGTAACATAAGCGAAGCTCTGAAGCAGGTCGACAATGTCTCGGTTATCTTTCTCGACATTGAGATGCCGGGGATTGATGGGTACAAACTGCTGAAGCAGTTGAAAGCCGACTCGCGCTTTCAATCGGTTCCAGTGGTCGCATATACGGTACACGTCAGTGAGATCAACGTCGCGCATCGGCAAGGGTTCGACGGCTTCTTAGGGAAGCCCCTCGATTCAGATAAATTCCCGCACCAGCTTGAACGTATACTGAACGGCGAGGCAGTCTGGGAGACGCCCTAA
- a CDS encoding response regulator — MHEQLTDKRIFIVEDNPHNRIIYQMILRRAGAVVDFDRRGDSMLLQLTKFVPDLIILDLNLGRYTSGFEILRRPGSCQSMLTSLSSPFPPPSLQSLCRNAARWASTDSSQSQLRRHSSKISSSGFSKVRAFGT, encoded by the coding sequence ATGCATGAGCAACTGACGGATAAACGAATCTTTATCGTCGAGGACAATCCCCACAACCGAATTATCTACCAGATGATACTGCGGCGCGCCGGTGCTGTCGTTGACTTCGACCGCCGGGGTGACAGTATGCTGCTCCAACTCACCAAATTTGTGCCGGATCTGATCATCCTCGACCTCAACTTGGGTCGATATACTTCCGGCTTCGAGATTTTGAGGAGACCCGGAAGCTGCCAGAGTATGCTCACGTCCCTATCGTCGCCGTTTCCGCCTCCGAGCCTGCAGTCGTTGTGCCGAAATGCCGCACGATGGGCTTCAACGGATTCATCGCAAAGCCAATTGCGGAGGCACTCTTCGAAGATCAGCTCGTCCGGCTTCTCCAAGGTGAGAGCGTTTGGTACTTAG
- a CDS encoding response regulator: MKMLLVNSMKLPNVTIFEDSVDFLVRAESLDPTPDVVFLDIHVKPYSGFEMLEMLRQSKKFAKTIVVALTASVMNEEVARLRESGFDGCLSKPIDIDSFPNNLASILRGEEVWLITF; the protein is encoded by the coding sequence ATGAAGATGTTGTTGGTAAACAGCATGAAATTACCAAACGTGACTATCTTCGAAGACAGCGTTGATTTCCTCGTGCGTGCCGAGTCGCTTGACCCGACCCCGGATGTGGTCTTCCTGGATATTCACGTTAAGCCATACAGCGGTTTTGAGATGCTTGAGATGTTGCGTCAATCCAAAAAGTTCGCCAAGACGATTGTTGTTGCGCTCACCGCAAGTGTGATGAATGAAGAAGTCGCCCGCCTTCGCGAGTCCGGATTTGATGGTTGTCTCTCAAAGCCAATCGATATCGATTCGTTTCCCAACAACCTTGCCTCGATCTTACGGGGTGAAGAAGTCTGGCTAATTACGTTTTGA
- a CDS encoding HAMP domain-containing histidine kinase yields MLNLINDVLDMSKIESGSLTLFVVDDVDLGQLIKQAMSTGKTLLQDKPVQLTADIASDLPRIRGDRQRIMQVLLNIMSNACKFTSKGSISVSAYSDQDDVLIAIADTGPGIAPEDFGLVFEAFKQTTAGLRQGGGSGLGMPITKSLVEAHGGQIRLESEVGAGTTFTVTLPISSKILAHARLREDSHNVNSTLCPVCRRRGQKSARHEDVVGKQHEITKRDYLRRQR; encoded by the coding sequence TTGCTGAACTTGATTAACGATGTGCTGGACATGTCAAAGATCGAATCTGGCTCTCTCACGCTGTTTGTGGTGGACGATGTCGACTTAGGACAGCTCATCAAACAGGCAATGTCCACCGGGAAGACGCTTCTGCAGGATAAGCCCGTCCAACTGACCGCCGATATTGCCAGCGATTTGCCTCGTATCCGCGGTGACCGCCAGCGCATTATGCAGGTGTTGCTGAACATCATGTCTAACGCCTGCAAATTCACGAGTAAAGGCTCTATCAGCGTCAGCGCGTACAGCGACCAGGATGATGTCTTGATCGCAATCGCAGATACCGGCCCAGGCATCGCGCCAGAAGACTTTGGCCTGGTTTTCGAAGCTTTCAAGCAGACCACGGCGGGACTGCGTCAAGGCGGCGGCAGTGGATTGGGGATGCCGATCACGAAAAGCCTCGTCGAAGCTCACGGCGGTCAGATCCGCCTTGAAAGTGAAGTTGGGGCAGGTACGACCTTCACGGTTACGCTGCCCATTTCCTCAAAAATTCTCGCCCACGCTCGCCTAAGAGAGGATAGTCACAATGTTAACTCAACCCTGTGTCCTGTATGTCGAAGACGAGGCCAAAAGTCGGCGCGTCATGAAGATGTTGTTGGTAAACAGCATGAAATTACCAAACGTGACTATCTTCGAAGACAGCGTTGA
- a CDS encoding HAMP domain-containing protein, with amino-acid sequence MSKVNNWLTRISLGTKLTLSLLVVLLVFLILSTVLLVSSTQSFTKEVGDERILDAIEIIQNSLTSIQDQIRNDINFLVSDVSFFQAVGRRDVDGLNAIIDRTGLAQGFYNIDIVDGDGSHLLNPERNDDIDQRRFLERLTDQTSVTVEIEEIAGQTAISISGAARVVSATGNILGAIQISRQIDDEFLQLLVSGQSRVSAALLYNGEFIAQNTQSRVNNASLANVDLEEAAISQPPSDATVIVGQINLADNTPYSAAFVPISADSGLSSARLLILADLFELYNFQSQLQTTTIGGFVLLIVAIVGLIYFLLYQSALKPIDRLRALAQDMTSGQYTKRIPVYAHDELGQLSITFNEMADAIQQREVSLQAARERAETADQVKSTFLASMSQELRTPLNAIINFQQIRCKGRSRPRQRGAGGNAV; translated from the coding sequence ATGTCCAAAGTCAACAATTGGCTGACGCGAATCAGCCTTGGAACAAAACTGACGCTCTCTCTCTTAGTGGTTCTGCTGGTCTTCTTGATTCTTAGCACGGTACTGCTGGTTTCTAGCACGCAGAGCTTCACAAAAGAAGTCGGAGATGAGCGAATCCTCGATGCTATCGAGATTATTCAGAATTCCCTTACCTCGATTCAAGATCAGATCCGCAATGACATTAACTTCTTGGTTTCGGACGTCAGCTTCTTTCAAGCAGTAGGTCGCCGGGATGTTGACGGCCTCAATGCAATCATTGACCGCACGGGTCTCGCGCAGGGCTTCTACAATATCGACATTGTCGACGGCGACGGGAGTCACTTACTCAATCCGGAACGCAACGACGATATTGACCAACGCCGGTTTCTAGAGCGGCTGACAGACCAAACCTCGGTCACCGTTGAAATCGAAGAAATCGCTGGGCAGACGGCCATCAGTATTTCCGGTGCTGCCCGCGTCGTAAGCGCCACCGGCAATATCCTCGGTGCAATCCAAATCAGCCGGCAAATCGACGACGAGTTCTTGCAATTGCTGGTATCCGGCCAATCCCGGGTCTCTGCCGCTCTGTTGTATAACGGCGAGTTTATCGCGCAGAACACACAATCTAGAGTCAACAACGCATCACTCGCCAATGTAGATCTGGAAGAGGCTGCTATCAGTCAGCCGCCGAGTGATGCAACAGTCATCGTCGGCCAGATTAACCTCGCCGACAATACCCCTTACTCCGCTGCGTTTGTTCCAATCTCAGCGGACAGTGGCCTATCTTCGGCACGGTTGCTGATCTTGGCCGACCTTTTCGAATTGTACAATTTCCAGTCACAGCTGCAGACCACCACGATTGGCGGCTTTGTCTTGCTGATTGTCGCGATCGTCGGCCTCATTTACTTCTTGCTCTATCAGAGTGCACTGAAACCAATCGACAGATTGCGCGCCCTGGCGCAAGACATGACCAGTGGGCAGTACACCAAACGCATCCCGGTCTATGCGCATGACGAGCTCGGGCAGCTGAGCATCACGTTTAACGAGATGGCAGATGCGATCCAGCAGCGCGAAGTGAGCTTACAGGCAGCACGCGAACGGGCAGAAACCGCTGATCAGGTCAAGTCGACATTCCTTGCCAGTATGTCGCAGGAGCTTCGGACGCCGCTGAACGCCATCATCAATTTCCAGCAAATTCGTTGCAAAGGGCGATCTCGGCCCCGTCAACGAGGAGCAGGAGGAAACGCTGTATGA
- a CDS encoding ABC transporter substrate-binding protein — MPSLKHQHLVLVLLAALLFASFVSAAQDTPEPLTVGFAQVGSESGWRVAFTEATLAEAEARGINLIFSDGENNQSIQIAALRSFIEAGVDAIILAPVVETGWSDVLQEVKDAGIPLVIIDRNITADPSLYMTRVASDFVHEGRLAAAWLVQETSGNCNVIELEGSAGSSAARDRQIGFNQVIALFPGMKIILSQSGDFTRDGGREVMETILVTENTDLICAIWSHNDDMAIGAAEAMKEHGVDPGDDILIVSVDAIPDVFQAMINGDTNATVELSPYMAGPAFQAIEDHFAGIEVPAHIPVLGDLFLPATAAEEYERRTQ; from the coding sequence ATGCCTTCGCTTAAGCACCAACACCTTGTTTTAGTGTTATTAGCTGCACTATTGTTCGCCAGTTTTGTCTCGGCCGCACAAGATACTCCGGAGCCATTGACGGTCGGTTTCGCACAAGTCGGCTCGGAAAGCGGCTGGCGTGTCGCCTTTACCGAGGCGACACTGGCTGAAGCCGAAGCCCGTGGCATTAATCTGATCTTTTCCGATGGGGAAAACAACCAGAGCATCCAGATTGCGGCCCTACGGTCGTTCATTGAAGCCGGCGTTGACGCCATCATTCTCGCGCCAGTGGTCGAGACCGGTTGGAGCGACGTGCTGCAAGAGGTGAAAGATGCCGGCATCCCTCTTGTGATCATCGACCGCAACATCACAGCTGACCCTTCCCTATATATGACCCGTGTCGCATCGGATTTCGTGCACGAAGGGCGTTTGGCTGCGGCCTGGCTGGTACAGGAGACCAGTGGTAACTGTAACGTGATCGAGCTGGAAGGCAGCGCTGGGTCGAGCGCCGCAAGAGACCGCCAGATCGGCTTCAATCAGGTGATTGCGCTGTTCCCTGGCATGAAGATCATTCTGTCACAATCGGGCGATTTCACTCGCGACGGCGGCCGCGAGGTTATGGAAACCATTCTCGTTACTGAAAACACGGATTTGATCTGTGCAATTTGGTCACACAACGACGACATGGCGATCGGCGCCGCCGAAGCAATGAAGGAACACGGCGTCGACCCGGGCGACGACATCCTTATCGTGTCGGTAGACGCCATTCCCGATGTCTTTCAAGCGATGATCAACGGCGACACAAACGCGACCGTAGAACTCAGTCCATATATGGCCGGCCCCGCGTTCCAGGCGATTGAAGATCACTTCGCGGGTATCGAGGTGCCAGCACATATCCCTGTGCTCGGCGACCTGTTCCTGCCTGCGACGGCGGCCGAAGAATACGAACGGCGCACCCAGTAA
- a CDS encoding transposase: MVVKVGNARRRKPEKNGSAERLIHTMKEEEVDLTDHLDFHDAYTRIGQFLDDLYTRKRILSSLDYLTPTEFGAQWHLQRAQPALLS; the protein is encoded by the coding sequence ATTGTTGTAAAGGTTGGAAATGCGCGCCGACGAAAACCGGAGAAAAATGGCTCCGCTGAACGGCTGATACATACGATGAAGGAGGAAGAAGTCGATCTCACCGACCACCTCGATTTCCACGACGCCTACACTCGCATCGGGCAGTTTCTCGACGACCTGTACACGCGCAAGCGTATTCTCTCGTCACTCGACTATCTCACCCCGACCGAGTTCGGGGCGCAGTGGCATCTGCAGCGGGCACAACCTGCACTGCTCAGTTAA
- a CDS encoding heparinase II/III family protein gives MIRDAILAAPPVPEGFPLDALRDSEVRQQIHATSHLQSFLSDMGFEAIRAQETPLELLSFSLFRLFETTGDRAAFERVYFDRRRRLAGLVLTTVIEDTDEYLTSLSDLIWEICNEYTWSLPAHLPVGIEQVLTNPVPPPQVVDLFAAHTAHMLAEIVSLLGERLADWLHFRVRTEVEQRIFQPAFHDSYRFWWESASMNWASVCGGCAGMAALILVTDRERLASMIDRVIRTMECFLDGFGADGGCSEGISYWEYGFGFFTYFAEMLTTFTAGQIDLLQSERVRQIAAFPQVVSLANGRYINFSDAPEQVVIHPGLGSRLTARSSLPIPDLKQPHFHADPIFRWGHLTRDLLWTDANVLNQPVSEGSFYLQDLSWVVDRHIWNGSTVAFAAKGGNNDEPHNHNDLGHFILHVGGESLLADLGAGSYTRQYFGEQRYEFLHTGSQGHSVPMINGMTQREGADHCAVPLHYEKRSDGVAFTLDLTRAYDDSTLNTFVRSFSWSVDPLHHTAALRLTDLFRFGSSGGQIVECFISFVHPVIGKHSVMWQESRGKITMQFDPAVFVAQVKVLDIQLHHGEHVVVYVLQLHAKSQAREQTVAFSFDVLL, from the coding sequence TTGATCCGCGATGCGATACTGGCAGCGCCGCCGGTGCCGGAGGGTTTTCCGCTTGATGCACTGCGCGATTCTGAAGTGCGTCAGCAGATACACGCAACATCCCATCTACAATCCTTTCTGAGTGACATGGGATTTGAAGCCATTCGCGCGCAGGAAACGCCGCTGGAACTACTGTCTTTCAGCTTATTCCGCCTGTTTGAAACGACCGGAGATCGTGCGGCGTTTGAACGCGTATACTTTGATCGACGGCGGCGTCTAGCGGGATTGGTGCTCACGACCGTTATCGAAGACACTGACGAATACTTGACATCCCTCAGCGATCTCATCTGGGAAATATGTAACGAGTATACGTGGTCACTGCCTGCACATCTGCCTGTCGGGATTGAACAGGTGCTCACGAATCCTGTGCCGCCACCGCAAGTGGTCGATCTCTTCGCCGCGCACACGGCGCACATGCTTGCCGAAATCGTCAGTTTGCTCGGCGAACGCTTAGCCGATTGGCTGCACTTTCGTGTTCGCACCGAAGTTGAGCAGCGCATCTTTCAGCCTGCATTTCATGATTCGTACCGCTTTTGGTGGGAATCTGCCTCGATGAATTGGGCGTCAGTCTGCGGTGGCTGCGCGGGCATGGCGGCGCTGATTCTGGTGACAGATCGAGAACGCCTGGCAAGCATGATCGACCGCGTCATACGCACGATGGAGTGTTTTCTTGATGGCTTTGGTGCCGATGGAGGCTGTTCGGAGGGGATCAGCTATTGGGAGTACGGTTTCGGTTTCTTCACCTATTTCGCGGAGATGCTGACTACCTTCACTGCCGGACAAATCGATCTTCTTCAGAGTGAGCGCGTCAGGCAGATTGCGGCGTTTCCACAGGTCGTCAGTTTGGCAAACGGCCGCTACATCAACTTCTCTGATGCGCCGGAACAGGTGGTGATCCATCCGGGACTTGGCTCCCGGCTGACAGCGCGGTCATCGCTTCCGATCCCGGATTTGAAACAACCGCACTTTCACGCAGATCCCATCTTCAGGTGGGGGCATCTGACGCGCGATCTGCTGTGGACGGACGCAAATGTGCTCAACCAGCCGGTGTCCGAAGGCTCTTTCTATTTGCAGGACCTTTCTTGGGTCGTGGATCGCCACATCTGGAACGGAAGTACGGTGGCATTTGCGGCGAAGGGCGGGAATAACGACGAACCGCACAATCACAATGATTTGGGACACTTCATCCTGCATGTGGGCGGTGAGAGTCTGCTCGCGGACCTCGGTGCAGGATCGTATACCCGCCAATATTTTGGGGAGCAGCGGTACGAATTCCTGCATACCGGGTCGCAAGGACACTCTGTTCCGATGATTAACGGGATGACACAGCGCGAGGGGGCCGATCACTGTGCCGTACCACTCCATTACGAGAAACGCTCAGACGGGGTCGCGTTTACCCTTGACCTGACGCGTGCATATGATGATTCGACGCTGAATACGTTTGTGCGCTCATTTAGTTGGTCGGTTGATCCACTGCATCACACTGCTGCCCTGCGCCTCACCGATTTGTTCCGCTTCGGATCATCCGGTGGTCAAATCGTTGAGTGCTTCATCAGCTTTGTTCATCCTGTGATCGGGAAACACAGCGTCATGTGGCAGGAATCTCGCGGCAAGATAACCATGCAGTTTGATCCGGCGGTGTTCGTTGCCCAGGTAAAGGTGCTTGATATACAACTGCATCACGGAGAGCACGTGGTCGTTTATGTCCTCCAACTGCATGCCAAGTCGCAGGCGCGGGAGCAAACTGTCGCTTTTTCCTTCGACGTATTGTTGTAA
- a CDS encoding DUF2264 domain-containing protein produces the protein MLNPFADNPLRTRADVQRAVLDLFAPLKSHFSSGGARVSLGFTAALYDTHAAELEGFARPLWGLVPLAAGGGSFTDWELYRRGLANGTDPAHPEFWGVPRDRDQRLVEMAAIGLALLLVPQEVWKPLESAAKHRLARWLAVINKVGIVDSNWLWFRVIVNLGLAHVGVEHDEAGMNAALDRLDDFYLGDGWYADGMTEQRDYYIPFAMHFYGLVYARMAGERDPRRAAMYRERAVAFAQDFVNWFATNGAALPFGRSLSYRFAQGAFWGALAFADLEALPWGAIKGLALRHLRWWSQQPIFASDGTLSIGYAYSNLNMAEQYNSPGSPYWALKFFLPLALPKLHPFWQAEELPLPELPSIQYQPHPHMIFYRDSSRQHIVALTSGQHEPWIRHAGEKYAKFAYSTAFAFSVPIGRRGLTQAAADSMLALSDDGEVYRVREKCIAAVYEEGALHSRWQPLPGVEVETWLIPAPPWHIRVHCLRTDRPLWSAEGGFALDRSGDDPLANAGVHEAAEAIASARYPAGGSGVRDLLDRRMGQVVRVDPNTSLMFPRTVLPMLTAQHGPGNHWLACAVLADADLKQWTDDWEHVPAVPEFLKSRGFP, from the coding sequence ATGCTCAACCCGTTTGCCGATAATCCGCTGCGAACCCGCGCCGATGTGCAGCGCGCGGTACTTGATCTGTTTGCGCCTCTAAAATCGCACTTTAGTTCCGGCGGAGCCCGTGTGTCGCTTGGCTTTACCGCCGCGCTCTATGATACTCATGCGGCCGAACTCGAAGGCTTTGCGCGTCCACTGTGGGGACTCGTACCGTTGGCCGCGGGCGGCGGAAGTTTTACGGATTGGGAACTGTACCGTCGCGGACTTGCCAATGGCACCGATCCGGCGCACCCGGAGTTTTGGGGTGTGCCGCGAGACCGTGATCAGCGTCTGGTCGAAATGGCAGCGATAGGACTGGCGCTTCTGTTGGTGCCGCAGGAGGTCTGGAAACCGCTTGAAAGCGCAGCGAAGCATCGTCTGGCACGTTGGCTTGCCGTGATCAACAAGGTTGGAATTGTCGACAGCAATTGGTTGTGGTTCCGGGTGATTGTCAATTTGGGGTTGGCGCATGTCGGCGTGGAACATGACGAAGCTGGTATGAACGCCGCACTGGATCGTCTGGACGATTTCTATCTGGGCGATGGATGGTACGCAGATGGCATGACCGAGCAGCGCGACTATTACATCCCGTTCGCGATGCATTTTTACGGTCTGGTGTACGCGAGGATGGCCGGAGAACGCGACCCTCGCAGGGCAGCTATGTACCGGGAACGCGCTGTGGCGTTCGCGCAGGATTTTGTCAACTGGTTCGCGACGAACGGCGCGGCGCTGCCATTTGGCCGCAGTCTCAGTTACCGTTTCGCTCAGGGTGCATTCTGGGGCGCGCTGGCGTTTGCTGATCTTGAGGCACTTCCTTGGGGGGCGATCAAAGGACTTGCACTGCGCCATCTCCGCTGGTGGAGCCAGCAGCCAATTTTCGCGTCCGATGGCACGCTGTCGATTGGCTACGCCTATTCAAACCTGAACATGGCGGAGCAATACAACTCACCCGGATCGCCATACTGGGCGCTGAAATTCTTCCTGCCGCTGGCGCTGCCCAAGTTACACCCGTTCTGGCAGGCGGAAGAACTGCCACTGCCGGAACTGCCGTCTATTCAGTATCAGCCGCACCCGCACATGATCTTCTATCGCGATTCCAGCCGCCAGCATATCGTCGCGCTCACGAGTGGTCAACATGAACCTTGGATACGCCATGCGGGCGAGAAGTACGCCAAATTCGCCTATTCGACTGCGTTCGCGTTCAGCGTTCCCATCGGGCGGCGCGGACTCACACAGGCGGCGGCGGACAGCATGCTGGCCCTCAGCGACGATGGCGAGGTTTACCGCGTTAGGGAGAAGTGCATCGCGGCAGTCTATGAGGAGGGCGCGCTGCACTCACGCTGGCAACCGCTCCCCGGCGTTGAAGTTGAGACCTGGTTGATACCTGCGCCCCCATGGCATATTCGCGTACATTGTCTCCGCACCGATCGCCCCCTGTGGAGCGCGGAAGGCGGCTTCGCGCTGGATCGCAGCGGCGATGATCCACTGGCGAACGCTGGAGTTCACGAGGCCGCCGAGGCTATTGCCTCGGCGCGCTATCCAGCAGGAGGCAGCGGTGTACGCGATCTTCTGGACCGACGTATGGGCCAGGTCGTGCGTGTCGATCCCAATACTAGTCTGATGTTTCCGCGCACGGTTCTGCCAATGCTCACGGCGCAGCATGGCCCCGGCAACCACTGGTTGGCGTGCGCAGTTCTGGCCGACGCAGATTTAAAGCAGTGGACAGACGATTGGGAACACGTGCCAGCTGTGCCGGAGTTCCTTAAGAGCAGAGGCTTTCCGTGA
- a CDS encoding carbohydrate ABC transporter permease: protein MMTYAVLIILAVFMLLPFLWMVSASLKLDQDVFRVPIQWIPSKPVWSNFATIWTRIPFLTFFGNSLKLTVIITLLQLFTSSFAAYAFAKLKFPGRDWLFLAYIGSIAIPWQVYMVPQFIMMRRLDLVDTHLSLILLQAFSAFGVFLLRQFFISIPDEILDAARIDGMSEYGIFFRIMLPLSKPALATLTIFTAVAVWNDFMGPLIYLNSQSLKTIQLGLRMFIQQYGADYALIMAAALVSLIPVVILFVALQRFFVEGIASTGVKG from the coding sequence ATGATGACCTATGCCGTATTGATCATCCTTGCAGTCTTTATGCTGCTCCCTTTCTTGTGGATGGTTTCGGCTTCACTCAAACTGGATCAAGATGTCTTTCGTGTTCCAATTCAGTGGATTCCGTCAAAACCTGTGTGGAGCAATTTCGCAACCATCTGGACGCGTATTCCTTTCCTGACCTTCTTTGGAAATTCGCTGAAGTTGACCGTGATTATTACGCTGCTTCAGCTGTTCACCAGCAGTTTCGCGGCTTATGCGTTTGCTAAACTGAAGTTTCCGGGGCGTGACTGGCTGTTCCTAGCTTATATTGGCAGCATTGCGATCCCGTGGCAGGTCTACATGGTGCCGCAGTTCATTATGATGCGGCGGCTTGATCTGGTGGATACGCATCTGTCCCTCATTCTGCTGCAGGCGTTTTCCGCCTTTGGCGTGTTTCTGCTGCGGCAGTTCTTCATCAGCATTCCAGATGAAATCCTCGATGCGGCGCGAATCGACGGGATGAGCGAGTATGGGATCTTCTTCCGAATAATGCTGCCCCTTTCAAAACCGGCGCTGGCGACGCTGACAATCTTTACCGCGGTCGCGGTGTGGAACGACTTCATGGGACCGCTGATTTACCTGAATTCGCAGAGCCTAAAGACGATCCAATTAGGCCTCCGGATGTTCATCCAGCAGTACGGGGCAGACTATGCCTTGATCATGGCGGCCGCGCTCGTCTCACTGATCCCGGTGGTCATTCTATTCGTTGCCTTACAGCGGTTCTTCGTCGAAGGAATTGCAAGCACCGGAGTGAAGGGCTGA
- a CDS encoding sugar ABC transporter permease has protein sequence MSSLSLNQTTASPGKRRSQLKKYAIAYSFILPNLIGFAIFTLIPMGFSLVLAFMNWDGANQISWAGFDNFSRLLRDETFRISLTNTLIFVAGNVPLTMVAALGLAMLLNQPLRGRNFFRTTFFFPYVASLVAVAVVWNMLFFPSAGPVNSLLSALGVQNPPRWSASVDWAMITVILASVWKGVGYYMIIYLAALQSIPTILYEAAAVDGANAWQKFRYVTLPMLTPATFFISVMLTIASFKVFDLIMVMTGGGPGRATNVLVVHIYNTAFKEFRFGYSSSIAMVLLFMVLAITVVQFYMEKRWVNYQ, from the coding sequence AAACGACCGCCAGTCCAGGTAAACGGAGAAGTCAGCTCAAGAAATACGCCATCGCCTATTCCTTTATTCTGCCTAACCTCATCGGTTTCGCCATATTTACGCTCATCCCGATGGGGTTTTCGCTCGTCCTCGCGTTCATGAACTGGGATGGTGCCAACCAGATTAGTTGGGCAGGTTTTGACAATTTCAGCCGGTTATTACGTGATGAGACTTTTCGCATTTCTTTGACTAACACGCTCATTTTTGTTGCGGGCAATGTGCCGCTTACGATGGTGGCAGCGCTCGGTTTAGCGATGCTCCTCAACCAGCCGTTACGCGGCCGCAATTTCTTCCGCACTACCTTTTTCTTTCCATATGTCGCTTCACTGGTGGCGGTTGCGGTCGTCTGGAACATGTTGTTTTTCCCGTCCGCAGGCCCCGTGAATTCCCTGTTGAGCGCGCTCGGTGTGCAAAACCCGCCGCGTTGGTCTGCATCTGTCGATTGGGCAATGATAACCGTAATCCTTGCCAGCGTCTGGAAAGGCGTGGGCTACTACATGATCATCTACCTCGCCGCACTTCAGAGCATCCCTACTATTCTCTACGAAGCTGCAGCGGTTGATGGGGCGAACGCATGGCAGAAATTCCGCTATGTCACACTGCCGATGCTCACACCGGCGACGTTCTTCATCAGCGTAATGCTGACCATTGCGTCCTTCAAGGTCTTTGACCTGATCATGGTTATGACCGGTGGCGGACCCGGCCGCGCGACCAATGTGCTGGTTGTTCACATCTACAACACAGCGTTTAAGGAGTTTCGCTTCGGCTATTCCAGCTCCATCGCCATGGTGCTGCTCTTCATGGTGCTGGCGATCACTGTCGTTCAGTTCTATATGGAAAAACGCTGGGTCAATTACCAGTAA